Genomic DNA from Methanosarcina sp. MTP4:
CATGAGTCCTCGCCGACTATTTTGAAACCAAGCTATCTACTATTCCTCAGGAGATCTATGGCAGGACTTACCAAGGCCCAGATCTCTGATATCTGGGCGGAAACATCAGAAAAACCTCTCTCAATGAAGCAAATAACCCAGAATCTCGGTCTGGATGGAAAAAAAGGATATCTGCAAGTCTATAATTATTTCCAGACTAAAAAGGCAAGATCTCATTTTTTTATGAGAAAAGAAAATTCAATCCTCTGGATTCAAGCAAACCCCCAAAACAAACTAGACTTGATCTTAGATAAGCAAAATTCGAAAAAAACCAAACTCGTAATCGGAAGGCATCATTCAATACCTGGGGTAAAACGTGCCAGTCCTGAGAGGATGGAAGCAATCTTAAAAACCACCCGCTGCAAGGGTTATGGATATACTGATAAAAAAACAGGAAAATTTATTAAAACTAATAATATAAAAGAGGAAAACATAAAATTGTTTTGGAACTACATCAACCGTGTCTCAAAGGAAAAAATCACATATACCCGTTCAACGGATGGAGATCCTGTATTTTCCAGCGAAAATGTATATTTACCATATGCTACCAGGTTCACTTCAAAAAAGAGGCAGCTTAAGATTGTAGAGGGCTACAGGGGAACCTGGTCAAATGCCTCAAAACGGTATCTCATAGGGGTTTTCCTGACTCTCACAGCCGATCCTAAAAAGCATAAATCCCTGTGGCATTGCAATTATGAAATGCGGAAGGCTTGGGATCGTCTCCGCTCCCTCATAAATACCTGGTTCCCTAAAAAAGTCCCCTGGATCTGCATAAGGGAATTTCAGGAAAACGGAAGGTTACATTTTCACGTCGTTTTCTTTGGTATAAACTGGCTTGAAACAAAGAAAAAAATCCAGTTTTTCTGGACCAAATATGGCGGCGGCTATGTAATGGACATCCACGCAATCCGCCGGACTTCTGACGGCTGGACCTGGTCCCGAAGTTGCCCTCTAGAAGCCGCTAATCAGGATCCAAAAACCTTCTTGTCGGAGTATCTCGAAAAATCGATGTCTCCATTATTCGGAATGGATTACTGGCTCACGGGTGTACAGTATTGGACCGCCTCCCGGGAGATCCGGGCAACCCATAAAAAAAAGGAAAAGCAGGGGAACTGGATATTCAAAGGGGTCAAAAGCCCTGTTACAAAGTTTCGTGCTTCCCATAGGAAGGACAGTAATGCCCTGTACTCCAGTTCTCTGTTGAAGAAAAAGCGGGTCAAAACTGGAACTGAAAATGGACCTGAAACAAAGCTCAAAGTAATACAGACTGATCCCCCGCCCCACACGGAATTTAGAAGGGCTTCTGATTTGTCCTGTAGTGCTAAACGGAGTTATCAACATGAGTCCAGGTATACATGAACAGATACGAATGGTTGAGGGTGCATGGGGATATGACCCTATCCTATAAACGGGATTATACCATCACAGAAAATTCAGTAAGCATAACAACGTTCAGTTCCGGGAGAAAACAGTACAGTATTCAGAACTACGCTTATGCTAAACAGTATTTCGAAAACCCCTGGAAATTCGGAGCCTCGAAGGTTGTAAGGCACGATGACGGTGATTACTATTTCCATCTCACGGTTTCCAAGGAAGTTTAGGACGTAAACATTACCGAAGCGTCTACTCTTATGGGGGTTGACGTTGGGATAAATTACCTTGCAGTTGCCTCTACCACTGACAAGAAATGCGAGTTTTTTGCGGGTGGAGAGCTTAAGAACCTCCGGAACACGTACAAGAAAATGAGAGCAAGGTTACAGTCTAAGGGAACTTTATCGGCAAAACGAGTTATGAAGCGGCTTTCCGGTAAAGAGAAACGTCTAATGAAAGATGTTAACCACTGCATCTCCAAAAAAATTGTTGAATTTGCGCTTGAAAACAATGTTTCCGTTATTGGTTTGGAAGACTTGACAGGAATTCGGGACAGGACTCAGTACAGGGTCCGGAAAAAACAGCGTTATACCCACAGCAGTTGGGCTTTTCGGCAACTGCAAACCTTCATTGAGTATAAAGCAAAACAGGTTGGAATTCTCGTAGAATATATTAATCCTGAATACACTTCCCAGACCTGTTCCCGGTGCAACCATATTTCTAAAAATAACAGGAAAGGGTTGAGGTTCCGGTGCGGAGCCTGTGGTTTCGAGATGAATGCAGACCTGAACGCCGCTAGAAACATTGAGCATAGAACACGGGATTTCAGGTATAGCGTGGAGTCTCAGGGGTGCTTGTCAACCATCCATACGAATAAAATGATCTGAGAGAATAATCAGGGATATTCAAGCCCCTTCCTCGGCTCCGAAGGAGACCGGGAGGGGTAGTTGACTGCCGACTTCCTTTATGCAATCCGAGCTATTTTTATTGGGGAGTGCCCTTCCAAAAAATTAATTGGTATTCGCGTTCTCAAGTGCTTCTATGGCTTCGTCGCTTTTTAGAAATAGCTTCCAGATTTTTGGCAAGCCTTGTTCATATTCCTGAACCTTCTTGAGAGAATCAAAATCCATCGCCATTCCACAACGTGAACAGAACTTTGAGGTAGGACCGTTAACCTTCTCACAACGAGGGCATTTTTTGCTTGTAAGTTCCGGAATCATGGACTCTTCCTTTTTAATGCCATAGATCCTCAGTAATGCGTCATCGATCTGCTTTCCGGAAAGGTGAACATAGATCCGTGGCATCTCTGAGCCGGGTACCCAACCTAAATGTTCTTCGAGCTGAGACTCGGTAAGATGCTGTGCCAGTTCCGTACTCCTTGAATGTCGGAACAGATGATTATAGACCCTTTTTTTGATGCCCGCTTTTTTAGCCACGGTTTTTATGAGTTTGCGGAAGGCTGCGTACTGAAGCTGTTGACCGCTTTTTCTCCCCCGGATCATTATCCATAAGTGAGCATCCGGATTGTCCTTATGTGAGTGAATATCAAGCCACGCTGCAAGGTAAGGGACAGAGAATATAATCCGTACACGTCTCATGCCGGTTTTTCCGCTTACAATCAGAATAGCCCCATACTGGTCAAAAACAACATGTTTAAGCTTAAGGGATCCCATTTCCCCTATACGCGCCCCTGTGTCATAGAGAACCGCTATAATTGCTTTGTCCCTAGGATGTTCGGCAGCCTCAATCATCTGCTTAATTTCGGCTTCTGAAAGCAGTTCTTCAGGCAACTTGGAGGAATTTTTCTTCATGGAAGTTTTAATCCATTTGATTTTATCCTCCATACCAAGCCATGTGAAAAAACGCTTTACAGCAAGCTTATAATCGTGCTTGGTCCATTCAGCCCAATCCGAACGTTCAATCCTTGCAACAATAGACTGAATATCTTCAAGTTCCATAGAGGAAAACTTAGTATCCGTCCACCCTGCAATGACATTAAGATGTGACAGGTATTTCAAGACCCGAACATTGGATAGCCCGTTGGCAAAAAGGTAATTCTCGAATTTAAAAAACAGCTTTTTGTTGTCCTTGCAGTACTTTCCTTCCTTAATCCGCTTTTCCACCGCAGTTAAAGCCCTATCAGTCTCATAAATGCTCATATGTACCTACCTCTTGGAAGCCACATTATATATGCAAAATCCAAGCGAAGTGAAAGTAAGGCTTTGAACTGACAGGACGAAGCCGCCGGAGGGACTCGAACCCTCGGCCTGCTGATTACGAATCAGCCGCTATACCGCTAAGCCACGACGGCACATAGATAAAAGATAAGCAGATCTAAAATAGCGGTCAAGGATTTAACTATTTCGCTTGTGAGGGGCATCTCAAACTATAAAAAAGGTTTTTTCAGAAAAAGAGGAAACAATTAAATTTTCTTGAAATATTTGAGATAATACCAGATAAAGATAAGAGTTAAAACGGTAGCTATTCCTATCATCACATAAGTAAAGGTTGACATATAAATCGCACTCCTGAATTATTCCTATCTATACAATCCGGTTTTTGTTCCAATCTTATATATACAATCCGATTTTGATAGTTATTTCAGAGAATCCGGACCTCGATACATATATTATACTGATGGGGAGCATACGAGCGGACAGTTTTCTCTTCAAGCACTTCGATATTCCTGCCTGCCCTTTCTGCAGCTTCTCGGATCATTTTTATTGAACCTTCGAACAGGTCGTCCTCGGGCGTCATTCCGTAGTAGTGGATTATTCCTCCGGGTTTTGTAAGGAGGATAGCAGAGTCAAGAAACTCGTGGGCGCTGTGAGGGAGGTTCATTATTACGTGGTCGGCAGTGCCTGCAAACTTTTCGGCTTCTTCCCGGGCATCGCCTTCGATTGCTTCGATGTTTTTAACCGAATTAAGGGAGATGTTTTCTCTCAGTAAGCGGACAGCTTCCGGGTTTTTATCGATTGCGACCACTTTTACGGGCCTGGCTTTCTTTGCAATAAGGACACTGTAAGGGCCAACGCCTGTGAACATGTCCACAACCGTTTCACCTTCCTTTACCCAGGTAAGAATCCTCGAACGTTCGGTGGACAGGCGAGGAGTAAAATAAGCTTTTGCAAGGTCGATTTTGTAGCGGCAGCCGTATTCCTTATGGATCGTCTCGGTCCTTGGTTCTCCCGCCACCACCTCGAATTCCCGGACCCTGAACTCCCCGATCACAGGAGTTAGGGGTTTTAATACGGTTTTTACATTCGGCTGAGTCCGGAGCAGGGCATCGGCAATTTTTAAGGCAGTTTCCGGGTCCGGAGCCTCGTCTTCCAGGAGGGCAATGTCGCCAATTACCTCGTAGCCGGGAGAAAAACCCAGAAGACCCTCTGGTGTGGGCTTTACATCCTGCCCCTCAAACTCGTAAACCACAATTTCCGCAACTTCAGGGAGCTCTTTCAGTTCCACAGGGGGGAGTTCCCGGATAATTGGGAGATAAAGATACGTTTCGTCCGAAGCGATCTTTGCGGAATGATCCAGAATTTCAAGTTCAAGTAGAACCCTCCGCGTTGGTTCTCCTTCCTTTTTAGGGACTTTTATGCACTGCCTTTTCATGGACTTCGACCTTCCGGACCTCTAAAGTAGCCTTTTTGTTATTAAAGTTTCTCGAAGCACCCTGCCGGAGAACAAAAAGTGGAAAGATGGAAAACGAAGGGGAATAGGAAAAAGAAAGGGTTACATTGAAAAGAAAAAGAGAGCAGAGAGAGGAAAAAAGAGAAAAAAATGGAAAAAGAGGGAAAGAAGGGGAAGGGCAGAGAAAAAAGAAAAGGATGAAAAATCCCCGAGTTACGCAAGCTGGACGGGATTGTTATAGTTAAGCATGAAATAAAGCCCGAAGATCACTAAAAATATCCCGCAGGCATAGAGAATATTTTCATGTGCTTTCCGGGAAAGCAAAGTATTTCCACGGCTGAAAGAGGCAGAAACAGCAGTAAACCAGCCCAGGTCTGCCAGCCAGTGCCCGAGCACGTAGGCAACTGCAATAACAATTCCCATCCGGTATTCCTGAAGCACCAGGGCACTGCCTGCAGTCAGCCACCAGATCCAAAAATAAGGGTTTGAAGCGGAGGTGATCAACCCTGCAGCCGGGGGGCTGGAGGTCAGGTTCATACCGGAAGTTCCAGAAGCCATCCCTACGGAGGAAACTGCTTTTGCGTCTTTTACCGTAAGCAGGCCAAAGCCCACAAGCGCAAGCCCCCCGAGAAGGGATACCGCAGAAATCGTACCGATCCCGACAAAAGATGCCGCCCCGAAGAGGATAAGGACGCAAAGCACAAGCTCGATAAGCATGTGCCCGAGCACCACTTCCGGGCCTGCGATCCATCCTTTTTTAAGAGAAGTCTCGATGGTTGCAAAAAGCATGGGTCCCGGGACAAGGGCGCCGGTAAGCCCAACAGTGAAACCCAGGAGAATTGCCTTGGAAATTTCAAGAGCCAACATCGTGATCTAAAAACCTTTTATAAATATATACTTAATTAAAAATACTTCGATACGCATAACTATAGAACATTGATTATAAAGTGAATGAAAAAACATTTGAAAAATTAAGCAAGACAAGGATCAAGAACGAAAAAATTGATAAAAGAAAAAATGGAGAAGAACCTTAGAGGATAATTTCAATATCCAGCTCTTCTGCAAGCTCCTTATACCTGTTCCTGATGGTAACTTCCGTTACCCCTGCTACATCCGCAACTTCCCGCTGGGTTCTGCGCTCGCCGCAGAGAATGGACGCGATATAGATTGCAGCTGCTGCAACGCCTGTGGGCCCTCTTCCGCTTGTGAGTTCCTTTTCGGAAGCCTGCCTTAAAATCTCAACGCTCTTGGACTGGACTTCTCCTTTCAGGTTGAGCCCGGAACAGAACCTGGGCACGTAGTCGATCGGGGAAGTAGGCATGAGCTTCAGGGCAAGTTCCCTTGAAATGAAGCGGTATGTCCTTCCGATTTCCTTCCTGCTTACCCTGGACACCTCTTCGATCTCGTCAAGGGTCCTCGGGACGCTGCACTGGCGGCAAGCCGCGTAAAGGGCTGCTGCTGCCACACCTTCAATACTCCTTCCACGGATAAGGTTCTTGTCCACAGCTTTCCTGTAGACCACGGCCGCGGTTTCCCGGACAGTCCTCGGAAGACCGAGAGCTGAAGCCATCCTGTCCAGTTCTGATAAAGCAAAAGCAAGGTTTCTTTCAGTTGCGTTGCTTACACGGATTCTACGCTGCCATTTTCTTAAACGATAGAGTTGAGCACGGTTTTTGGAGGAGATAGACTTTCCGTAGGAGTCCCTGTTCCTCCAGTCAATCATCGTGGAAAGCCCTTTGTCGTGGATTGTATAGGTCATGGGCGCTCCCACACGGGAACGCTTCATGCGCTGATCGTGATCGAAAGCTCGCCATTCGGGACCTTCATCTACAAAGTCGGCGTCAATGACCAGTCCGCAGTCCCCGCACACGAGCTCAGCCCTCTCATAATCGTGCACCAGGTTCCTGCTTCCGCATTCCGGACACACGGCCTTTTCCTTCTCAAAATTTTGCTCTTTTTGCTTCTCCTTGCGAGCTTTGATCATGGCACGTATTTTTTCTCTTTCAAGATTGTCCGAATAGCGAACTCTTTCGACTTCTACCATTTCATATCACCTTACAACTTAACATGACCATATGTTGTTCCTGCTGTCCTGCAACTCAGATTATGTGCTGCATTAAATGACAGTATTTTTATAAAACCGGGGAAAAGAAATCCAGAAACTAAAACCAGTTGAAAGCAAATATACCAGTTAAAGTTAAACCATACTAAAGAGTTTAAATCTGCATCGAATGTCAGAGATCTCACCGAACATAGATCCTTTCATTGACCAGTCCCCGAAATTCTGAATCAGGAATCCGTTTAAAGCCTTTCACTAAAAAATATGGATGGTCCACCGGCCCGAAAACATTAACTATCGTGCCAATCTGATTCAGTGCCTTGTCCATAACAACCAAATTTAACCTAGGGATTTTTCCTGATGCATTTTCGGACTTAAACTCATCCCCTCTAATAACCAGGTTTTTGCTACCTGACCTGTGCAATACGGTACCGAGTCTTTTCATATTAGCCACAAATAAGAATATATCTCGGCACAGATCCGTTTATTTCCTGTCCCGAGTAATCGAACTACCAGCCTTAATGTAAGAAGATATAGTGCAGACTGAAAAGCATACCTACTCTACATCGATATTATATAAACATATCGCAAGACCTATATTATACATAACTTCAAAATAAATAGAATATATAAATTAAATGATGCGGGCGGGGGCGAACCACAAGCTTATATATTAAATGGACATTGTTGGCAACAACCAAATCAGAAGATTTGGCTATCCACACACTATTTCCAAGTCATATTCCAAATGATATCTCGTTCCAGGGAGGAGATTCATTGTTCAAATTTGTATATTTTTTCGGAAAGGATGTAACTGATGGCAAAAGTAGTATGAAAGACCTGCTCGGAGGCAAGGGTGCAAACCTCGCAGAAATGGCTAATCTCGGGGTTCCCGTACCTCCAGGCTTTACAATAACAGCCGAAGTCTGCGTACTGTACCTAAAAAACAATGAATACTCGGAAGAAATGGTTCAACAGGTTGAAGAAGCAGTAGACAAACTGGAAACCATAAACGGAAAAAAGCTGGGAGATCCCGAAGATCCCCTTCTGGTATCTGTCCGTTCCGGAGCAAGGGTGTCCATGCCAGGAATGATGGATACCGTCCTGAACCTTGGGCTTACGGACAAATCCGTAGTCGGACTTGCTAAAAAGATCAACGACGAAAGATTTGCATACGACTGCTACCGACGGTTTATCGCCATGTTCGGAGACGTGGTGCTTGGAATAGGATTCAGGAAATTCGACTCCCTGATAGGGGACAAGAAAAAGGAACTGGGAGTTAAGTCCGACACCGAACTCGATGCAAAAGCCTTAAAGCAACTTGTAGAAAGGTTCAAGGAAGTAATCAAGCTTGAAAAAGGATTTGATTTCCCACAAGACCCAAAAGTCCAGCTCCAGATGGCAATTGATGCTGTTTTTGATTCATGGAACAATCCGAGAGCTATTACCTACAGAAAAATTCACAACATTGATGACAAATGGGGAACTGCCGTCAACGTCCAGACAATGGTTTACGGGAACATGGGAAACACCTCCGGAACTGGAGTGGCTTTCACAAGGAACCCGTCCACAGGGGAAAAGAAGTTCTTCGGAGAATACCTCCTCAACGCCCAGGGCGAAGACGTGGTTGCCGGGATCCGGACTCCGAAATACATCAACACCCTGAAAGACGAAATCCCCGACGCTTACGGCCAGCTAGTAGATATCTGCCAGAGGCTCGAAGCCCACTTCACTGACATGCAGGATATAGAGTTCACTATTCAGGAAGGAAAACTCTATATGCTCCAGACCAGGACCGGGAAGCGAACCGCTGCTGCTGCAGTAAAGGTCGCAAAGGACATGGTAGAAGAAGGGCTTATTGATAAGGAGACCGCAGTCACCAGGGTCCAGGCCGAACACATTGACCTGCTCCTGCACCCACGGATTGACCCGGAAGCCAAACTCGAATTAATCGCAAACGGGCTTCCGGCATCCCCGGGAGCCGCAGTAGGGAAAATCGTGTTTACTGCCGAAGCCGCCGAAGAAATGGCTGAAAAGGGTGAAAAGACAATCCTTGTCAGGACAGAGACCTCACCTGAAGACATCGGTGGGATGGCAGCTGCCCAGGGAGTGCTTACCGTCCGCGGAGGAATGACTTCCCACGCCGCAGTCGTAGGGAGAGGAATGGGAAAGCCCTGTGTAGTAGGCTGCGGAGAAATTGTAATCGATACAAAAAATGCTCTTTTCAAAGTAAACGGTTACACGATCAATGAACACGACTACATCAGCATAAACGGAAGCAACGGAAACGTCATCCTTGGGGAAGTCGAACTGATCGAAGCCGAGATCAACAACGACCTCAAGCACATCCTCTTATGGGCTGATGAAATCCGGACCCTTGGCGTAAGGACAAACGCTGACAACCCGACCGATGCAAGCCTCGCCCGCGAACTTGGCGCAGAAGGAATCGGGCTTTGCCGGACCGAGCACATGTTCTTCGGGGAAGACCGGATCCCCGTTGTCAGGGAAATGATCATGGCAGAGGAGGAAAAATCCAGGAAGAAAGCCCTCAAGAAACTCCTCCCCATGCAGAAGGAAGACTTCCTTGGAATCTTCCGCAGCATGGAAGGTCTGCCAGTTACAGTCAGGCTGCTTGACCCGCCCCTGCACGAGTTCCTTCCGAATAAGGAAGAACTGGATGAAAAACTAAGGGAATACGAAACTGCAGGCGACATCGAAAAGATTGCCGCAGTCAACAAGATTATCGAGCGCGTTGTGTCCCTTACGGAACTCAACCCGATGCTCGGACACAGGGGATGCCGTCTAGGAATTACCTACCCGGAAATCTACGATATGCAGGTAAGGGCAATCATGGAAGCTGCCTGTGAACTGGCAGTCGAAGGGGTAAAAGTAATCCCTGAAATCATGATCCCACTGGTGGGTCATGTAAAAGAGCTCGCCCTTACAAGGCAGAAAGTCTGTGAACTGGCAGATACCGTCATGGCAGAAAAAAGCACAAAGTTCGACTACAAAGTAGGGACCATGATCGAACTGCCAAGAGCCGCAATCACCGCAGACAAGATTGCCCCGGAAGCCGATTTCTTCTCCTTCGGGACAAACGACCTGACCCAGACCACCTTCGGGTTCAGCAGGGACGATGTGGCCAAGTTCGTGCCAATCTACCAGAAAGCAGGCATTCTTGAAAACGATCCCTTCGCAGTCCTGGACCAGGAAGGCGTAGGCGAAATCATGAAGATCGGAATTGAAAAAGGCCGCTCCGTCAAACCCGACCTCAAAATGGGGATCTGCGGAGAACACGGCGGCGAACCCAAATCAATCCTCTTCGCCCACAAAATAGGCCTGAACTATGTAAGCTGCTCCCCCTACAGAGTCCCCATCGCAAGACTCGTAGCTGCCCAGAGCACCCTTGCAGCCAGGAACAAATAAATAAAAATCAGATCCGAAAATTCAAAAAATCAGCAGGATGAAAATCCTGCCATTCTCTTTTTTTTAAATTCCTCCCCCGGAGCGTAGCGGATAAAGTTGGCCTTTCCCCACGTATCGTGGACAAGACAAATTTCAATTCAAGACCACATCTGTTTTTGTAAGGATTGCACACAAAGATTGCACACAAAAAAACGAGGAGCCATAAAGTTCGGGCTGATAAATTCTGACAATTTGGCAGCACCTGGAAATAGATCAAAAAACAGAGCTACGGCTATCGCAAAAATAACATAAAAAATGAGGCTAAAGCTATCGCAAAAATAACATAAAAAAAGACTTTGAGGCATTGCGACATATTTCAGCCGCAATCTCCTCTGGACCGCCAGTTTTCAGACGGTTGAATTTCAATAGTTTCTTGAAATCATGTAGTCGGCAATCTGGAGGAGGAGGTCCTTTTCAGGACAGTCTTCCAGGGCATCCAGCTTTGCCTTGCCTTCTTCGATGTACGAGATTGCGAGGTTCTGTACGAAATCGATCGAACCGCATTCGTAAAGGATCCTGACGGCGTTTTCGGTTTCATCCTGAGTGGCACTGCCCCTCCCGAAAACCTCCAGCTTCACGCCTTTCCGGAAGGCATCGATAACGATCAGAGTGTACTTCCCTTCTTTCAGGTCGCTTCCCCGGACTTTTCCGAGCACCTCCTGAGGGGTGATCATGTCCAGGACATCGTCATACATCTGGAAACCAATCCCTATCAAGCGCCCGTACTCAGACAAAGCCTCGGCGACTTCATCCGAAGCTCCTCCCAGGAGGCCCCCGATCTTTGCGGCGGCTGCATAGAGGACCGAGGTTTTCTTCTCGACCATCTCAAGGTACTCGGATTCAGTGACCCGGTCACGCCTTTCAAAGTCCATGTCAAGCCACTGCCCTTCACAGATTTCCGTGCAGGTCCTTGAGAGGACATCCATGCATTTTAAAATCCTTTCAGGTTCGTTTTCGACTCTGGAGAGGATCTCGAAAGCTTTGGAATAGAGGGTATCCCCGGCGAGGATCGCTCCGGCTTCCCCCCATTTCATATGGACGGCAGGCATCCCGCGGCGGACATCGTCCTTGTCCATGATATCATCATGGATCAGAGTGAAATTATGTACGAGTTCCACGGCCACAGCTGCAGGAAGAACAGACTCTAGAGTGGAGCCGACAGCTTCCGCAGCCAGGATCAGAACCGCAGGACGGAGGCGCTTTCCCCCGGCATCCACGAGGTAGCGGGAGGCTTTGTAGAGCTCCTCCGGATGGGTGACAGGAAGCATATCCTCAATGCTGGCATCCACATGGACGGTCCTCTTCTTGATCTCATCAATCAGCGTCATACTATCACAAGCAAAGGGAATAGTTTTCCTAATACA
This window encodes:
- a CDS encoding H/ACA ribonucleoprotein complex subunit GAR1 encodes the protein MKRLGTVLHRSGSKNLVIRGDEFKSENASGKIPRLNLVVMDKALNQIGTIVNVFGPVDHPYFLVKGFKRIPDSEFRGLVNERIYVR
- a CDS encoding LysE family transporter; the protein is MLALEISKAILLGFTVGLTGALVPGPMLFATIETSLKKGWIAGPEVVLGHMLIELVLCVLILFGAASFVGIGTISAVSLLGGLALVGFGLLTVKDAKAVSSVGMASGTSGMNLTSSPPAAGLITSASNPYFWIWWLTAGSALVLQEYRMGIVIAVAYVLGHWLADLGWFTAVSASFSRGNTLLSRKAHENILYACGIFLVIFGLYFMLNYNNPVQLA
- a CDS encoding transcription initiation factor IIB, with protein sequence MVEVERVRYSDNLEREKIRAMIKARKEKQKEQNFEKEKAVCPECGSRNLVHDYERAELVCGDCGLVIDADFVDEGPEWRAFDHDQRMKRSRVGAPMTYTIHDKGLSTMIDWRNRDSYGKSISSKNRAQLYRLRKWQRRIRVSNATERNLAFALSELDRMASALGLPRTVRETAAVVYRKAVDKNLIRGRSIEGVAAAALYAACRQCSVPRTLDEIEEVSRVSRKEIGRTYRFISRELALKLMPTSPIDYVPRFCSGLNLKGEVQSKSVEILRQASEKELTSGRGPTGVAAAAIYIASILCGERRTQREVADVAGVTEVTIRNRYKELAEELDIEIIL
- a CDS encoding class I SAM-dependent methyltransferase family protein; translated protein: MKRQCIKVPKKEGEPTRRVLLELEILDHSAKIASDETYLYLPIIRELPPVELKELPEVAEIVVYEFEGQDVKPTPEGLLGFSPGYEVIGDIALLEDEAPDPETALKIADALLRTQPNVKTVLKPLTPVIGEFRVREFEVVAGEPRTETIHKEYGCRYKIDLAKAYFTPRLSTERSRILTWVKEGETVVDMFTGVGPYSVLIAKKARPVKVVAIDKNPEAVRLLRENISLNSVKNIEAIEGDAREEAEKFAGTADHVIMNLPHSAHEFLDSAILLTKPGGIIHYYGMTPEDDLFEGSIKMIREAAERAGRNIEVLEEKTVRSYAPHQYNICIEVRIL
- a CDS encoding transposase, producing MGVDVGINYLAVASTTDKKCEFFAGGELKNLRNTYKKMRARLQSKGTLSAKRVMKRLSGKEKRLMKDVNHCISKKIVEFALENNVSVIGLEDLTGIRDRTQYRVRKKQRYTHSSWAFRQLQTFIEYKAKQVGILVEYINPEYTSQTCSRCNHISKNNRKGLRFRCGACGFEMNADLNAARNIEHRTRDFRYSVESQGCLSTIHTNKMI
- the ppdK gene encoding pyruvate, phosphate dikinase, which gives rise to MKDLLGGKGANLAEMANLGVPVPPGFTITAEVCVLYLKNNEYSEEMVQQVEEAVDKLETINGKKLGDPEDPLLVSVRSGARVSMPGMMDTVLNLGLTDKSVVGLAKKINDERFAYDCYRRFIAMFGDVVLGIGFRKFDSLIGDKKKELGVKSDTELDAKALKQLVERFKEVIKLEKGFDFPQDPKVQLQMAIDAVFDSWNNPRAITYRKIHNIDDKWGTAVNVQTMVYGNMGNTSGTGVAFTRNPSTGEKKFFGEYLLNAQGEDVVAGIRTPKYINTLKDEIPDAYGQLVDICQRLEAHFTDMQDIEFTIQEGKLYMLQTRTGKRTAAAAVKVAKDMVEEGLIDKETAVTRVQAEHIDLLLHPRIDPEAKLELIANGLPASPGAAVGKIVFTAEAAEEMAEKGEKTILVRTETSPEDIGGMAAAQGVLTVRGGMTSHAAVVGRGMGKPCVVGCGEIVIDTKNALFKVNGYTINEHDYISINGSNGNVILGEVELIEAEINNDLKHILLWADEIRTLGVRTNADNPTDASLARELGAEGIGLCRTEHMFFGEDRIPVVREMIMAEEEKSRKKALKKLLPMQKEDFLGIFRSMEGLPVTVRLLDPPLHEFLPNKEELDEKLREYETAGDIEKIAAVNKIIERVVSLTELNPMLGHRGCRLGITYPEIYDMQVRAIMEAACELAVEGVKVIPEIMIPLVGHVKELALTRQKVCELADTVMAEKSTKFDYKVGTMIELPRAAITADKIAPEADFFSFGTNDLTQTTFGFSRDDVAKFVPIYQKAGILENDPFAVLDQEGVGEIMKIGIEKGRSVKPDLKMGICGEHGGEPKSILFAHKIGLNYVSCSPYRVPIARLVAAQSTLAARNK
- a CDS encoding polyprenyl synthetase family protein, producing MTLIDEIKKRTVHVDASIEDMLPVTHPEELYKASRYLVDAGGKRLRPAVLILAAEAVGSTLESVLPAAVAVELVHNFTLIHDDIMDKDDVRRGMPAVHMKWGEAGAILAGDTLYSKAFEILSRVENEPERILKCMDVLSRTCTEICEGQWLDMDFERRDRVTESEYLEMVEKKTSVLYAAAAKIGGLLGGASDEVAEALSEYGRLIGIGFQMYDDVLDMITPQEVLGKVRGSDLKEGKYTLIVIDAFRKGVKLEVFGRGSATQDETENAVRILYECGSIDFVQNLAISYIEEGKAKLDALEDCPEKDLLLQIADYMISRNY
- a CDS encoding site-specific integrase, producing the protein MSIYETDRALTAVEKRIKEGKYCKDNKKLFFKFENYLFANGLSNVRVLKYLSHLNVIAGWTDTKFSSMELEDIQSIVARIERSDWAEWTKHDYKLAVKRFFTWLGMEDKIKWIKTSMKKNSSKLPEELLSEAEIKQMIEAAEHPRDKAIIAVLYDTGARIGEMGSLKLKHVVFDQYGAILIVSGKTGMRRVRIIFSVPYLAAWLDIHSHKDNPDAHLWIMIRGRKSGQQLQYAAFRKLIKTVAKKAGIKKRVYNHLFRHSRSTELAQHLTESQLEEHLGWVPGSEMPRIYVHLSGKQIDDALLRIYGIKKEESMIPELTSKKCPRCEKVNGPTSKFCSRCGMAMDFDSLKKVQEYEQGLPKIWKLFLKSDEAIEALENANTN